From the genome of Clostridium sp. BNL1100, one region includes:
- a CDS encoding MFS transporter produces MEKKLWTKNFFILWQSQLVSTLGDAAYSVALGFWVLSKTGSTALMGTLMAASTFPGVLFSPFAGVLIDRNNRKLLLILMDILRGVSIITLSVAAFKGVIAIWMVFATGILLSICGAVFRPGVNSTVPDLVPKNKLAGANSMLAIVSTGSNMLGNVAGGFLFQLLGAPFLFFINGLSYLFSGSSLFFVKIPRNKKKDKNYFFQDMRDGFKFMWEMKGLRLLLIIAAMVNFLSYIAIVLFMPFFEQNPSLGPGKYGMAMACFMGGAMAGFFISSTVSVPLKRKLDYLILANGISNLCLIISAYLTSFTAMILFLLIGGFLNAIANVIIMTTVQSAAPQEMRGKVMAFMSMITQSMTPFAMALGGILAGYFPIRAIITSSLMLVIVTVTPFYFMKSLKKFFLKNIDV; encoded by the coding sequence ATGGAAAAAAAACTATGGACAAAGAATTTCTTCATATTATGGCAAAGTCAGTTGGTTTCAACATTGGGAGACGCTGCTTACAGTGTGGCGTTGGGCTTCTGGGTTCTTTCAAAAACAGGTTCCACTGCACTTATGGGGACGCTTATGGCAGCGTCGACCTTTCCCGGAGTATTGTTTTCGCCATTTGCAGGAGTTCTGATAGACAGAAACAATAGAAAGCTTTTATTGATTCTGATGGATATTTTACGAGGAGTATCTATTATTACACTCTCTGTTGCAGCGTTCAAAGGGGTGATTGCCATCTGGATGGTGTTTGCAACAGGTATATTACTGAGTATCTGTGGAGCCGTATTCCGTCCGGGGGTCAATTCAACAGTACCGGATTTGGTTCCTAAGAACAAGCTTGCGGGTGCAAATTCAATGCTCGCAATTGTATCCACGGGTTCCAATATGCTTGGAAATGTTGCGGGTGGTTTTTTGTTTCAGCTTTTGGGAGCACCATTTTTATTTTTTATCAATGGACTATCATATCTTTTCTCAGGTTCATCGCTGTTTTTTGTGAAAATACCCAGAAATAAAAAGAAAGATAAAAATTACTTTTTCCAAGATATGCGTGACGGTTTTAAATTTATGTGGGAAATGAAGGGACTGAGACTGTTATTAATAATAGCTGCAATGGTGAACTTTTTATCCTACATTGCAATAGTTTTGTTTATGCCTTTTTTTGAACAAAACCCAAGTTTGGGCCCGGGTAAATACGGTATGGCAATGGCTTGCTTTATGGGCGGAGCCATGGCAGGATTTTTCATTTCTTCAACGGTATCCGTTCCACTTAAAAGAAAACTTGATTATCTTATCTTGGCAAACGGTATTTCAAACCTTTGTCTGATTATTTCAGCGTATTTGACAAGTTTTACTGCCATGATACTGTTTTTACTTATTGGAGGCTTTCTAAATGCAATTGCAAACGTAATTATTATGACAACGGTACAATCGGCTGCTCCCCAAGAGATGAGAGGTAAGGTAATGGCATTTATGAGTATGATAACTCAGTCCATGACGCCTTTTGCAATGGCTCTGGGAGGTATATTGGCAGGATACTTTCCTATCAGAGCTATAATTACTTCCAGTCTCATGCTGGTTATTGTAACAGTAACGCCTTTTTACTTTATGAAATCCCTTAAAAAATTTTTTCTAAAAAATATAGATGTATAA
- the speA gene encoding biosynthetic arginine decarboxylase — protein sequence MNKAELLGRWTKEKSEELYGIKNWGAGYFSVSDNGEVLVNPYKDNGSAAVSLMDIISGVRERGLDMPVLLRFENLLDSQISFLNNSFNEAMHKLNYKGAYRGVYPIKVNQQQQVVEEVTRFGQRYHHGLEVGSKAELVAALSVMKDKEACLICNGYKDEEFVDLGLYAVKMGFKCFFVIEIPGELDIVLERSRALGIKPNIGIRIKLSAKAGGHWTESGGDRSIFGLNMSQVISMVDTLKAEGMLDSLKLLHYHLGSQIPNIRDIRSAVLEAARVYAELVKEGAPMGYLDLGGGLAVDYDGSNTNYTNSRNYTVEEYCMDIVEAVMTTLDSSDVPHPVIVTESGRTTVAYYSVLIFNVLDTEKFEEHDIPDKLDENTSEQIRNLFDVNKNITLKNIQECYNDALYYRDEIRDMFKHGRISLRERAFSEKIFWNTINQIAKEKQKLKNAPPDLEDIESAIADIYYCNFSVFQSIPDSWAIDQLFPIMPLHRLLELPKRNAVIADITCDCDGKIDHFIDLHDVRTTLPLHEFKSDQDYYLGVFLVGAYQETLGDLHNLFGDTNVVSVRINGDGTYDLVKEIHGDSVSDVLSYVEFDPKDMLVSFREKAEQAIHEGLISASERPEIMRAYDNGLRGYTYYER from the coding sequence ATGAATAAAGCAGAACTTTTAGGTAGATGGACTAAAGAAAAGTCCGAAGAACTATATGGAATTAAGAATTGGGGAGCCGGCTATTTTTCTGTATCTGACAATGGAGAGGTGTTGGTAAATCCTTATAAGGATAACGGCTCTGCGGCTGTAAGCCTGATGGATATTATATCAGGGGTTCGGGAACGCGGACTGGACATGCCTGTACTCTTGCGTTTTGAAAATTTGCTGGACTCACAGATTTCATTTTTAAATAATTCATTTAATGAAGCAATGCACAAGCTTAACTATAAGGGTGCATACCGTGGTGTTTACCCTATAAAGGTAAATCAGCAGCAGCAGGTAGTAGAGGAAGTAACAAGATTCGGTCAGAGATACCACCACGGACTTGAAGTTGGCAGTAAGGCTGAACTGGTTGCCGCACTTTCAGTAATGAAGGATAAAGAAGCCTGTCTTATCTGTAACGGATACAAAGATGAAGAATTTGTAGATTTGGGACTATATGCAGTAAAAATGGGCTTTAAATGCTTTTTTGTAATAGAAATACCCGGCGAACTGGATATTGTTCTTGAACGTTCAAGGGCATTGGGAATCAAACCTAATATTGGTATACGTATAAAGCTCTCGGCAAAAGCGGGGGGACACTGGACTGAATCCGGTGGGGACAGAAGCATATTCGGGTTGAATATGTCTCAGGTGATTTCCATGGTTGATACTTTGAAAGCGGAGGGAATGCTTGACTCCCTTAAACTATTACACTATCACCTGGGTTCACAAATACCGAATATCAGAGATATCCGTTCGGCAGTTCTGGAGGCAGCCCGTGTTTATGCCGAGCTTGTAAAAGAAGGTGCACCCATGGGATACCTTGATTTGGGCGGCGGATTGGCAGTAGACTATGACGGTTCAAATACAAATTACACCAACAGTCGAAACTACACTGTTGAAGAATACTGCATGGATATTGTAGAGGCTGTTATGACTACCCTTGATTCAAGCGACGTACCTCACCCTGTAATTGTTACAGAGTCAGGGCGTACAACAGTTGCATATTATTCAGTACTCATTTTCAATGTATTGGATACTGAAAAATTTGAAGAACATGATATACCTGACAAGCTTGACGAAAATACATCAGAGCAGATAAGAAACCTGTTTGATGTAAACAAGAATATAACCCTTAAAAATATACAGGAGTGCTATAACGACGCCCTTTACTACAGGGATGAAATACGCGACATGTTTAAACATGGACGTATCAGCCTCCGAGAACGTGCATTTTCCGAAAAGATATTCTGGAATACCATAAACCAGATAGCAAAGGAAAAACAAAAGCTGAAAAATGCTCCCCCCGACTTAGAGGATATTGAAAGTGCAATTGCCGATATTTACTACTGTAATTTCTCGGTATTTCAGTCAATACCTGACAGCTGGGCTATAGATCAGCTTTTCCCTATAATGCCATTGCACAGACTGCTTGAGTTGCCTAAAAGAAATGCGGTTATAGCTGATATTACCTGTGATTGCGACGGAAAAATAGACCATTTTATCGATTTACACGATGTAAGGACTACACTTCCGCTTCATGAGTTCAAAAGCGACCAGGACTACTATCTTGGAGTATTTTTGGTGGGTGCATACCAGGAGACTTTGGGAGACCTTCACAATTTATTTGGAGACACAAATGTTGTCAGTGTAAGAATAAATGGTGACGGAACCTATGACCTTGTCAAGGAAATCCATGGCGACAGTGTTTCTGATGTGCTTTCATATGTTGAATTTGATCCAAAAGACATGCTGGTCAGCTTCCGTGAAAAAGCTGAACAGGCAATACATGAAGGCTTAATAAGCGCCAGCGAAAGGCCTGAAATAATGAGGGCATATGATAATGGATTGAGAGGGTACACCTATTACGAAAGATAA
- a CDS encoding MFS transporter, with amino-acid sequence MANLNNPFISLRHKNFRYYWFGMCISQIGTWMQNIAQPLLAYKLTDSPFLLGLVGALQFLPVLLFSLFAGVIIDRFPKKKILIITQSASMLITLFLAILAFTGEIRYWHLIIMATALGMANTLDMPARQSFVIELVGKEDLMNAIALNSTVFNISRIIGPAIAGILMEYSGVAFCFFANAVSFGAVLISLFFIKPLKIANEAVEKGKTMFQNIGEGLRYILKNEILFSTIIIMAIVGTFAPNFSVLVPVFTSKILHMEEAGFGYLMSFMGVGSLFGAVYVASFSRSGPKRFILRAVPVVVGLLLILIAFTDKFILTGLALAVTGFFFVMFSSSSNSALQLNTENEYRGRVMSIYTLVFAGSTPIGNLFAGAMTQVFDARIGFVSCGAAIVVLMIPILILLKGARLFGKR; translated from the coding sequence TTGGCAAATTTAAACAACCCGTTTATATCATTGAGGCATAAAAATTTCAGGTATTATTGGTTCGGAATGTGTATTTCACAAATAGGAACATGGATGCAGAATATAGCCCAGCCTCTACTTGCATATAAACTAACTGATTCTCCCTTTTTGCTTGGGTTGGTAGGTGCACTTCAATTTTTGCCTGTTCTGTTGTTTTCCTTGTTTGCCGGGGTTATAATCGATAGATTTCCCAAGAAGAAAATTCTTATAATTACTCAGTCAGCATCTATGTTAATAACACTATTTCTCGCCATTTTAGCCTTTACAGGGGAAATAAGGTACTGGCACCTGATAATAATGGCTACGGCCCTTGGAATGGCAAATACGTTGGATATGCCTGCAAGACAATCCTTTGTAATTGAATTGGTGGGGAAAGAAGACCTTATGAATGCAATTGCTCTGAATTCCACTGTTTTTAACATCTCAAGAATTATAGGGCCTGCAATAGCAGGTATTTTAATGGAATACTCAGGTGTAGCTTTTTGTTTTTTTGCAAATGCAGTTAGCTTTGGAGCTGTATTAATAAGCCTGTTTTTCATAAAGCCCCTAAAGATAGCGAATGAGGCAGTTGAAAAGGGGAAAACAATGTTTCAAAATATAGGAGAAGGACTTAGATACATATTAAAAAATGAAATTCTTTTCTCCACAATAATAATTATGGCTATAGTGGGTACATTTGCACCCAACTTCAGCGTTCTGGTACCGGTATTTACGTCCAAGATTCTTCATATGGAAGAAGCGGGATTCGGATATCTTATGTCCTTTATGGGGGTTGGTTCACTGTTTGGTGCTGTTTACGTAGCCTCTTTCAGCAGATCAGGCCCCAAAAGGTTTATACTTCGTGCCGTTCCGGTTGTGGTTGGTTTGCTTCTGATTTTAATTGCATTTACGGATAAATTCATACTTACAGGTCTGGCACTTGCCGTAACAGGCTTTTTCTTCGTTATGTTCAGCTCAAGTTCCAACTCTGCATTACAGCTTAATACTGAAAATGAGTACAGGGGAAGAGTAATGAGCATTTACACGCTGGTTTTCGCAGGCTCAACACCAATCGGTAATTTGTTTGCAGGTGCGATGACACAAGTCTTTGATGCCAGGATTGGTTTTGTCTCTTGCGGTGCAGCGATAGTCGTACTAATGATTCCTATACTTATATTATTGAAAGGAGCAAGGCTCTTTGGAAAACGATAA
- a CDS encoding DUF421 domain-containing protein, which produces MNEGLVVCVRSIISFFSLLIFTRILGKEQISQLTFFDYILGITIGSIAATLSTDLSSRSWPHWIGLLVWAALGLLLEYITLRWRYVAKYLENEPTIVIMNGKIMEKTLKKMKFRVSDITELLRNKDIFDMNEVDFAIIEPNGQLSVLKKPEFQNLTPKDMHIQKKPSGISSELIYDGILIEENLRQLDKDKNWLLNELKKHKITDISDVFIATLDPSGSLYIDLYNDHMTKITDIGDYKGPY; this is translated from the coding sequence TTGAATGAAGGACTGGTAGTATGTGTCAGATCAATTATAAGCTTTTTTTCGCTGCTGATATTTACCAGGATATTAGGCAAGGAGCAGATAAGCCAACTGACATTTTTTGATTATATTCTGGGAATAACCATCGGCTCCATTGCGGCAACATTGTCAACAGACCTTTCCAGCCGTTCATGGCCCCACTGGATAGGGTTGCTCGTGTGGGCGGCTTTGGGTCTTTTGTTGGAATATATAACTTTGAGATGGAGATATGTAGCCAAGTACTTGGAAAATGAGCCTACTATAGTGATTATGAACGGTAAAATTATGGAGAAGACATTAAAAAAGATGAAGTTCAGAGTTTCAGATATTACTGAGTTGCTGAGAAACAAGGATATCTTTGATATGAATGAGGTTGATTTTGCCATCATTGAGCCAAATGGTCAGTTATCAGTTCTGAAAAAACCTGAATTCCAGAATCTTACCCCAAAGGACATGCATATTCAGAAAAAACCATCCGGTATAAGCAGTGAACTTATTTATGACGGAATATTAATAGAGGAAAATCTAAGGCAGCTGGATAAGGATAAGAACTGGCTTTTAAATGAACTTAAAAAGCATAAAATTACAGATATTTCGGATGTTTTCATTGCAACATTGGACCCATCAGGTTCCCTGTATATTGATTTATACAACGACCACATGACTAAAATCACTGATATCGGTGATTACAAAGGACCATATTAA
- a CDS encoding FAD:protein FMN transferase gives MKTLKKLTAIILILAFSINLTACGEKKKTRYEAEFLVLFDTVTKIVAYTESKEEFTKYSQLIYDNLKEYHELYDIYHVYPGKNNIKTINDNAGKKPVKVDKKIIDLLLFSKDWYKKTDSKMNIAFGAVLKIWHDYRTAGLDNEENAEIPPMDILKKALQHTDINKVKIDEKNSTVYLEDPEMSLDVGAVGKGYATEQVSRIAEKNGFKSGLISVGGNIRSIGNKGVDGQLWNLGIQNPDTESENSTLKLIYVADKSVVSSGDYERYYTVNGKRYHHIIDPNTLFPSEYFSAVTIVTHDSGMADVLSTAIFNMPFEQGNKLIDSLPDTEALWVTKDGKIKYSKNFDRYLNK, from the coding sequence ATGAAAACGTTAAAAAAACTGACAGCGATAATACTTATACTGGCATTTTCCATAAATCTTACGGCATGCGGAGAAAAAAAGAAAACCAGATATGAGGCAGAATTTCTTGTGTTGTTTGATACTGTAACAAAAATTGTTGCCTATACTGAATCCAAAGAAGAATTCACAAAGTATTCTCAGCTCATATATGATAACCTTAAAGAATATCATGAATTATATGATATATATCATGTTTATCCCGGAAAGAACAATATAAAGACTATTAATGATAATGCAGGAAAAAAGCCTGTTAAGGTAGATAAAAAAATAATAGACCTACTGCTTTTTTCAAAGGATTGGTATAAAAAAACCGACAGTAAAATGAACATTGCCTTCGGTGCTGTTTTAAAAATATGGCATGATTACCGTACGGCAGGTTTGGATAATGAAGAAAATGCCGAAATACCTCCTATGGATATATTAAAGAAAGCATTACAACATACGGATATAAATAAAGTTAAAATAGATGAAAAAAACTCTACCGTTTATCTGGAAGATCCTGAAATGAGTCTGGATGTAGGAGCTGTTGGCAAAGGATATGCAACAGAGCAGGTCAGCCGGATTGCTGAGAAAAATGGCTTTAAATCAGGACTTATAAGCGTGGGCGGAAATATACGTTCCATAGGAAACAAGGGTGTTGACGGTCAGCTGTGGAATCTTGGAATACAGAATCCTGACACAGAAAGCGAAAACTCAACCTTAAAGCTCATATATGTAGCAGATAAATCAGTAGTTTCAAGCGGAGATTATGAAAGATACTATACCGTTAACGGTAAAAGGTATCACCATATAATAGACCCCAATACACTATTTCCATCTGAATACTTTTCAGCAGTTACTATAGTCACCCATGATTCAGGCATGGCTGATGTATTATCTACTGCCATTTTCAATATGCCTTTTGAACAGGGAAACAAATTGATAGACTCTTTGCCTGATACTGAGGCACTGTGGGTTACGAAAGACGGTAAAATAAAGTATAGTAAGAATTTCGATAGATATCTAAATAAATAA
- a CDS encoding MFS transporter, which translates to MENDNVIYNSFKLNKFLVLIMAAATGITVANLYYIQPLLAEIAAEFNVTQVSVGFVAMLTQVGYALGMLLLLPLADIKEKRKLIITMLCCACGSLLLMFFSNSIVMIAFSGFAIGFTSVVPQLIVPLAAQLADPKERGRIIGTVMSGLLIGILLSRTFSGLIGEYLGWRVVYLIAAVLMLVLAVFLRKFIPECPGISSLSYKDLFKSMVKLAKELPVLREASLNGAMMFGAFSAFWTTLVFLLQSPTYKMGADAAGLFGLIGITGALAAPVVGRIADKRSPRFTVGIGMFIVTAAYLCFLFLGFKLWGLITGIILLDLGVQSCQISNQARVHGLSDEARNRINMVFMVSYFVGGATGSFLGSFSLAHFSWTGVCIFGLLTQFIAVTGYMIRSKKYDEKPNIKKLADSN; encoded by the coding sequence TTGGAAAACGATAACGTTATTTATAACAGCTTTAAATTAAACAAATTTTTGGTACTGATAATGGCTGCAGCAACCGGAATTACTGTTGCAAACCTTTATTATATTCAGCCTTTGCTTGCGGAAATTGCAGCAGAATTTAATGTTACACAGGTAAGTGTTGGGTTTGTGGCAATGCTCACTCAGGTTGGTTATGCTCTGGGAATGTTATTGTTACTGCCTCTTGCAGATATAAAGGAAAAAAGAAAATTAATAATTACAATGCTTTGTTGTGCGTGTGGCTCCCTTTTGTTAATGTTTTTTTCTAATAGCATCGTAATGATTGCATTTTCAGGTTTTGCTATAGGTTTTACTTCTGTAGTACCTCAGCTTATAGTACCTTTGGCTGCACAGCTTGCTGACCCGAAGGAGAGGGGCCGGATTATAGGAACTGTAATGAGTGGCTTACTTATCGGTATACTTTTATCACGTACCTTTAGCGGGTTGATAGGTGAATATTTAGGCTGGAGGGTTGTATATCTGATTGCTGCGGTATTGATGCTGGTATTGGCTGTATTTTTAAGAAAATTCATACCGGAATGTCCCGGGATATCAAGCCTAAGCTATAAAGATTTGTTCAAGTCAATGGTGAAGCTTGCTAAAGAACTACCGGTTTTGAGGGAGGCTTCCCTTAATGGAGCTATGATGTTCGGTGCTTTTAGTGCATTCTGGACAACCCTTGTATTTCTGCTTCAAAGCCCTACATACAAAATGGGAGCAGATGCGGCAGGATTATTTGGTCTTATAGGAATAACAGGTGCTCTTGCGGCTCCTGTAGTGGGCAGGATCGCAGACAAAAGAAGTCCCAGATTTACAGTGGGAATAGGGATGTTTATTGTAACAGCAGCATATCTGTGCTTTCTGTTCCTTGGATTTAAGCTTTGGGGACTGATAACAGGTATAATACTGCTGGATTTAGGTGTTCAGTCATGCCAGATTTCAAACCAGGCAAGAGTTCATGGATTAAGTGATGAAGCAAGAAACAGGATAAATATGGTATTTATGGTATCATATTTTGTGGGAGGGGCAACAGGTTCATTTCTGGGTTCCTTCAGCCTTGCACATTTTTCATGGACAGGGGTATGCATATTCGGTCTGTTAACACAATTTATTGCGGTTACAGGGTATATGATAAGAAGTAAAAAGTATGATGAAAAGCCGAATATAAAAAAATTAGCCGATAGTAATTAA
- a CDS encoding NusG domain II-containing protein, with the protein MKFAKKSDILIILIILISGGVLWAVYNSSFSKKPAKAEIYYKSQLIETVDLSKGKDKTFSIPQSDHVVFHLTANGRIRFEDSDCPDKICINTGWLDKVGQTAACLPNEVFLKIVPQNNNRSDDDIDMIIGK; encoded by the coding sequence ATGAAATTTGCTAAAAAGTCCGACATCTTAATAATATTAATAATTCTAATATCCGGAGGAGTCTTGTGGGCTGTGTATAACAGCTCCTTTTCAAAAAAACCCGCTAAAGCAGAAATATACTATAAATCACAACTGATTGAAACCGTTGATTTGTCTAAGGGTAAGGATAAAACCTTCAGCATACCCCAAAGCGACCATGTAGTATTTCATCTTACTGCCAACGGCAGGATACGTTTTGAAGATTCAGACTGTCCGGATAAGATCTGCATAAATACAGGGTGGCTTGACAAGGTGGGACAGACTGCTGCATGCCTTCCCAATGAAGTTTTTCTTAAAATAGTACCTCAAAATAATAACCGCAGTGATGATGATATAGACATGATAATAGGAAAATAG
- a CDS encoding aldo/keto reductase has product MPIDRLLSSLTDKYYTIKQPNSSTIYILRFFTELSYYSFVALYGVNLKPDYIERACDASLKRLNTDHIDVYQLHEGNILISDVEPVCMTLDKLVKKVRFVHMVGVQILLMVLNYLQKDPIVLLFSTA; this is encoded by the coding sequence TTGCCAATTGACCGCCTTCTTTCCAGTCTAACTGATAAATATTATACAATCAAACAACCAAACTCTTCAACTATTTATATCCTCCGTTTTTTTACAGAACTGTCTTATTACTCATTTGTTGCCTTATATGGAGTCAATCTGAAGCCTGATTATATTGAGAGAGCTTGCGATGCGTCCCTCAAAAGACTTAATACCGATCACATCGATGTATACCAGCTTCATGAAGGGAATATATTAATATCCGATGTGGAACCCGTATGTATGACTCTTGACAAGCTTGTTAAAAAGGTAAGATTCGTACATATGGTTGGAGTACAGATTTTATTGATGGTGCTAAATTATTTGCAGAAAGACCCAATTGTTCTGTTATTCAGTACTGCTTAA
- a CDS encoding MFS transporter — protein sequence MSNLSNNWNRNIVLFLTSQTISLLGSSLVQYAIIWYITMTTQSGIMMTISIICGFVPTFFLSPFAGVWADRYNRKVLIMVSDSLIALATLIMAILFMAGYDSMWLLFVVLAIRALGTAVQTPTVGAFIPQIVPQENLTKVNGINGSIQALVMLASPMLSGALMSVTSIKVIFFIDVVTAIIGVLVLLLFLHVPVHAKAVDKRSGGYFKDFHEGLIYTKNHRYLKTFFIFVALFLILAAPASFLTPLQVTRTFGNDVWRLTAIEIVFSVGMSLGGIIMASWGGFKNKAYTMALSTLITGICTIVLGIVPVFWIYLFFMGAIGLSMPAFNIPSTVLLQEKVEEEYMGRVFGVMSMITSSMMPAGMLVFGPLADYIRIEWLLRITGLFIVFIGIALYLNKVLLEAGKPSTQV from the coding sequence GTGAGTAATTTAAGCAATAATTGGAACAGAAATATAGTATTATTTTTGACTAGTCAGACCATATCATTATTGGGCTCATCATTGGTTCAGTATGCCATTATATGGTATATAACCATGACTACACAGTCTGGTATAATGATGACCATATCCATTATCTGTGGCTTCGTACCGACATTTTTCCTTTCACCCTTCGCAGGCGTATGGGCAGACAGATATAACCGCAAAGTACTTATAATGGTATCTGATAGTTTAATAGCACTGGCTACGCTTATAATGGCCATTTTGTTTATGGCCGGATACGACAGTATGTGGTTGCTCTTTGTGGTCCTTGCAATAAGGGCACTGGGAACGGCAGTTCAGACACCTACGGTAGGTGCTTTTATACCTCAGATAGTACCCCAAGAAAACCTCACCAAAGTAAATGGAATAAACGGCAGTATACAAGCATTGGTTATGCTTGCATCACCAATGCTAAGCGGTGCATTAATGAGTGTAACCTCCATAAAAGTTATATTTTTCATTGACGTTGTTACTGCAATAATAGGGGTTTTGGTTCTGCTTTTATTTTTACATGTCCCTGTACATGCAAAAGCTGTGGATAAACGCTCTGGTGGCTATTTCAAGGATTTCCATGAGGGGCTTATCTATACAAAAAACCATAGATACCTTAAAACATTTTTTATATTTGTAGCATTATTTTTAATATTAGCAGCCCCGGCATCATTCCTGACACCTCTTCAGGTTACAAGGACTTTTGGAAACGATGTGTGGAGACTTACTGCAATTGAAATAGTATTTTCCGTTGGTATGAGTCTGGGCGGAATTATAATGGCGTCATGGGGAGGATTTAAAAACAAAGCCTACACCATGGCATTATCCACATTAATAACCGGCATTTGTACCATAGTTTTGGGCATAGTACCGGTATTTTGGATATATCTGTTTTTTATGGGAGCAATAGGTTTATCAATGCCTGCTTTTAATATTCCTTCTACTGTTCTGCTGCAGGAAAAGGTTGAAGAGGAGTACATGGGCAGGGTATTTGGAGTTATGTCCATGATAACCAGCTCTATGATGCCTGCAGGTATGCTTGTGTTTGGCCCTCTGGCGGATTATATAAGAATAGAGTGGCTGCTGAGGATTACAGGATTATTTATTGTGTTTATCGGAATTGCACTATATTTGAACAAGGTTCTTTTAGAAGCGGGAAAACCCAGTACACAGGTATAA
- a CDS encoding DUF4363 family protein — MRKFLVITIPIVTLVLFILVMESDIFLKRPLGKNDSIPESINAVINDIQKDDWDKAVKDTNNLTEVWKKIVRRVQFSSERDEINAFSINLARLRGSILAKDSAGAFSELYEAYEHWEDLGK; from the coding sequence ATGAGAAAATTTCTGGTTATAACCATTCCTATTGTTACACTGGTTTTGTTTATTCTTGTTATGGAAAGTGATATTTTTTTGAAAAGACCCCTTGGGAAGAATGACAGTATACCTGAATCAATAAATGCTGTTATCAATGATATCCAAAAGGACGATTGGGATAAAGCAGTCAAAGATACAAACAATTTAACTGAAGTATGGAAGAAAATTGTCAGAAGGGTTCAGTTCAGCTCAGAACGTGATGAGATTAACGCATTTAGTATTAATCTGGCGCGTCTCCGTGGTTCAATACTGGCAAAAGACAGTGCGGGAGCTTTTTCAGAACTATATGAAGCATATGAACATTGGGAAGATTTGGGCAAATAA
- a CDS encoding Gx transporter family protein, protein MTKTKQLVLTALLFAVALVLSVVENSFPPISAGIPGIKLGLSNIAVMFALFFLYKRQAFTIAVLKALFVLSTRGPIAGLLSLGGGVLSIAVMALLVFVFKDRVSYLILSIFGSVSHNVGQFIIISILYTNMYLWVYLPVLLVAGVIAGIATSTLLRFILPALKKLV, encoded by the coding sequence ATGACAAAAACTAAACAACTGGTTCTTACTGCATTACTTTTTGCTGTTGCCTTGGTGCTTTCTGTAGTTGAGAATTCTTTTCCGCCTATATCCGCAGGAATTCCCGGTATAAAGCTTGGACTTTCAAACATTGCAGTAATGTTTGCGCTATTCTTTCTATACAAGAGGCAAGCATTTACAATTGCTGTTTTAAAGGCACTGTTCGTATTGTCTACAAGAGGACCGATAGCAGGCTTACTAAGCCTTGGCGGAGGAGTTTTATCCATAGCTGTAATGGCACTGCTGGTATTTGTTTTTAAGGATAGAGTTTCATATCTGATTCTAAGTATCTTTGGGTCAGTATCCCATAATGTGGGCCAGTTTATTATTATATCAATTCTTTATACAAACATGTATCTTTGGGTTTATCTGCCTGTGCTTTTAGTTGCAGGAGTAATCGCAGGGATAGCAACATCTACCTTACTCAGGTTTATTTTACCGGCCCTTAAAAAGCTGGTTTAA